The following are from one region of the Rhipicephalus microplus isolate Deutch F79 chromosome 1, USDA_Rmic, whole genome shotgun sequence genome:
- the LOC142799707 gene encoding uncharacterized protein LOC142799707 translates to MNLKWIELYPDFQVDVPQPCGKLREGRLKADKAKELQEALDAEQQTVAKETRVYVTIADCSSHQNYGFENMEAFSQNMDKSVAERIQMLAREGITSVSDVKSAFTIMCTTYFLRTRRSLMAAAGPFSQHFVTSATRSKLCLRKTATAQLIKRMLES, encoded by the exons AGATTTCCAG GTGGATGTGCCCCAGCCATGCGGCAAATTAAGAGAGGGTCGTCTGAAAGCCGACAAAGCCAAGGAGCTGCAGGAGGCACTTGACGCAGAGCAGCAGACTGTGGCCAAAGAGACGCGAGTATATGTTACGATTGCCGACTGCAGTTCCCATCAAAACTATGGTTTCGAGAACATGGAAGCTTTCAGCCAAAACATGGACAAGAGCGTTGCTGAGCGAATTCAGATGTTGGCAAGAGAAGGCATTACTTCTGTATCAGATGTGAAAAGTGCCTTCACTATTATGTGCACGACGTACTTTTTGCGAACAAGGAGAAGCCTGATGGCAGCTGCAGGGCCGTTTTCCCAACACTTCGTGACATCAGCAACCAGATCCAAGCTGTGCTTAAGAAAGACCGCCACAGCACAGTTGATCAAGAGAATGCTAGAATCCTAA